One genomic window of Arvicola amphibius chromosome 4, mArvAmp1.2, whole genome shotgun sequence includes the following:
- the Spata22 gene encoding spermatogenesis-associated protein 22, with translation MKRNLNENSTRSTAGCLPVPLFNQKKRTRQPLTSTPLQNDPGTSTVSDSYSFPPLPTDWAWEAVYPEVTPLKKTTNIGQIPASASYSLKSQDSVSKPMQSSAESSQSGWGFRGDNRNTSLRTWDKNDFRPQHKTANPAANSKFNSYPMNLGAQQQKQSGMPEFPNLHGHKETGVLRQTCLSKLPGSTVKGPDRASALQTFKPSFQQNQFKKTVLGDTPRENTLKDVPLCQLKEKDNSLRIISAVIESMRYWRAQVQRTVLLFEILAVLDSAVTPGPHYSKTFLMRDGKNTLPCVFYEIDRELPRLIRGRVHRCVGHYDPDKNIFKCVSVRPASASEQKTFQDFVKIVDAEMKYHTKVMNEM, from the exons atgaagagaaacctAAATGAAAATTCAACTCGAAGTACAGCAG GCTGTTTGCCTGTGCCATTATTCAATCAGAAAAAGAGGACCAGACAGCCATTAACTTCTACTCCACTTCAGAATGATCCAGGTACCAGTACTGTTTCTGACAGTTACAGTTTCCCTCCTTTGCCAACAG ATTGGGCATGGGAAGCTGTGTATCCAGAGGTgactcccttaaagaaaacaacgAATATAGG GCAAATACCAGCTTCTGCTTCTTATTCCCTGAAAAGTCAAGACTCTGTGTCTAAACCTATGCAGTCAAGTGCTGAAAGCAGCCAGAGTGGTTGGGG CTTCAGAGGCGACAACAGAAATACCAGCTTGAGAACTTGGGATAAAAATGATTTCCGTCCTCAGCATAAAACAGCAAACCCAGCAGCAAACAGTAAATTCAATTCTTATCCAATGAATTTGGGAGCTCAACAACAGAAACAGTCAGGAATGCCTGAATTTCCCAACTTACATGGACACAAGGAAACTGGAGTACTCAGACAAACATGTTTATCAAAGCTGCCTGGCTCTACAGTGAAAGGCCCGGACAGAGCCAGTGCACTGCAGACATTTAAGCCTAGTTTTCAACAAAATCAATTTAAGAAAACAGTGTTGGGTGACACCCCAAGAGAAAACACTCTGAag GATGTCCCCTTGTGTCAGTTAAAGGAAAAAGAtaattctttaagaattattTCTGCAGTCATTGAAAGCATGAGGTACTGGCGTGCACAAGTGCAGAGAACTGTACTTCTTTTTGAAATATTGG CTGTCTTGGATTCAGCTGTCACGCCTGGTCCACATTATTCAAAGACTTTTCTTATGAGAGATGGGAAAAATACTCTTCCATGTGTATTTTATGAAATT GATCGTGAACTTCCAAGACTGATCAGAGGCCGAGTTCACAGGTGTGTTGGACATTACGACCCAGACAAGAACATTTTCAAGTGTGTTTCTGTTAGACCAGCATCTGCTTCTGAACAAAAGACTTTCCAAGATTTTGTTAAAATTGTCGATGCGGAGATGAAGTATCATACTAAAGTAATGAATGAAATGTAA